A single window of Periophthalmus magnuspinnatus isolate fPerMag1 chromosome 9, fPerMag1.2.pri, whole genome shotgun sequence DNA harbors:
- the LOC117376801 gene encoding UDP-glucuronosyltransferase 2A2-like has product MKLYLCIVLLSFLPWTICGEKILVWYTEGSHWINMKPVLEELVHRGHQVTVLTPSTSMFMNTSEQALFDYEPFPVEVSLKEMEEFMETFLHFSMYEMDHMNYLQIYMKLIELMETDMKFSLIFLDGVVKSDTLMNKLKAGKYDLLFSDPIYPGSDLVADILGIPLVFSLRFSLANNWERHCGQVPAPPSFVPGAMSKLTDKMSFSERVFNILFYALNDAVAEFSLTSKLDEYYTDIKGSHWINMKPVLEELVHRGHQVTVLTPSTSMFMNTSEQALFDYEPFPVEVSLKEMEEHMETFLHFSMYEMDHMNYLQIYMKFIELMENEMKFSFAFLDGVVKSDTLMNKLKAGKYDLLFSDPIFPGSDLVADILGIPLVFSLRFSLANNWERHCGQVPAPPSFVPGAMSKLTDKMSFSERVFNILFYALNDAVGEFSLTSKLDEYYTDIKGKPTSACELMGKADIWLMRTYWDFNFPHPFLPNFKYVGGIHCRPAKPLPKDIEEFVESSGDAGIVVFTLGSMINNLTAEKANMIASGLAQIPQKVLWRYSGEKPQSLGANTRIYNWIPQNDLLGHSKTKAFITHGGTNGIYEAIYHGVPMVGLPMFADQPENMVHMREKGAAISLDFNFITSEDLRDAVNTVITDKSYKANAMRLSAIHHDRPISPLDEAVFWIEFTMRHKGAKHLRVEAHNLTWYQYHCLDVVAFLLSVTLLLLYLLLKTCKFCLQKCCGRKDRKTKAE; this is encoded by the exons ATGAAACTGTATCTGTGCATCGTGTTGCTGTCTTTTCTGCCATGGACCATCTGCGGGGAAAAAATACTGGTGTGGTACACTGAAGGAAGCCACTGGATCAACATGAAGCCGGTGCTGGAGGAGCTGGTCCATCGGGGGCACCAGGTAACAGTCCTGACTCCAAGCACGTCCATGTTTATGAACACAAGCGAGCAGGCACTTTTCGACTATGAGCCCTTTCCAGTCGAGGTGTCACTGAAAGAAATGGAGGAATTCATGGAGACATTTCTACATTTCTCCATGTACGAGATGGACCACATGAACTACCTGCAGATTTACATGAAACTTATTGAACTCATGGAAACTGACATGAAATTTTCATTGATATTTTTGGATGGAGTGGTGAAATCAGACACACTAATGAACAAACTGAAAGCAGGCAAATATGACCTCTTGTTTTCTGACCCCATCTACCCAGGGAGTGACTTGGTTGCAGATATTTTGGGGATACCGCTGGTCTTCTCTCTTCGGTTTTCTTTGGCCAATAATTGGGAAAGGCACTGTGGCCAGGTTCCTGCTCCACCCTCTTTTGTCCCAGGAGCCATGAGTAAACTGACAGACAAGATGAGCTTTTCAGAGCGAGTGTTTAACATTCTCTTCTATGCATTGAATGATGCTGTTGCAGAATTTTCCCTTACGTCAAAATTGGATGAATATTATACTGACATCAAGG GAAGCCACTGGATCAACATGAAGCCGGTGCTGGAGGAGCTGGTCCATCGGGGGCACCAGGTAACAGTCCTGACTCCAAGCACGTCCATGTTTATGAACACAAGCGAGCAGGCACTTTTCGACTATGAGCCCTTTCCAGTCGAGGTGTCACTGAAAGAAATGGAGGAACACATGGAGACATTTCTACATTTCTCCATGTACGAGATGGACCACATGAACTACCTGCAGATTTACATGAAATTTATTGAACTCATGGAAAATGAGATGAAGTTTTCGTTTGCATTTTTGGATGGAGTGGTGAAATCAGACACACTAATGAACAAACTGAAAGCAGGCAAATATGACCTCTTGTTTTCTGACCCCATCTTCCCAGGGAGTGACTTGGTTGCAGATATTTTGGGGATACCGCTGGTCTTCTCTCTTCGGTTTTCTTTGGCCAATAATTGGGAAAGGCACTGTGGCCAGGTTCCTGCTCCACCCTCTTTTGTCCCAGGAGCCATGAGTAAACTGACAGACAAGATGAGCTTTTCAGAGCGAGTGTTTAACATTCTCTTCTATGCATTGAATGATGCTGTTGGAGAATTTTCCCTTACGTCAAAATTGGATGAATATTATACTGACATCAAGG GGAAACCAACTAGTGCTTGTGAACTCATGGGCAAAGCAGACATCTGGCTCATGAGAACTTACTGGGATTTTAATTTTCCACATCCTTTCCTTCCCAACTTTAAATATGTGGGTGGGATTCACTGCAGACCCGCTAAGCCCTTACCCaag GATATAGAAGAATTTGTGGAGAGCTCTGGAGATGCCGGAATTGTCGTCTTTACGCTCGGATCCATGATCAACAACCTGACTGCAGAAAAGGCAAACATGATTGCTTCAGGCCTCGCTCAGATACCACAGAAG GTGCTTTGGAGGTACAGTGGAGAGAAACCTCAAAGTCTGGGTGCCAACACAAGAATTTACAACTGGATCCCACAGAATGACCTACTTG GTCATTCCAAGACCAAAGCATTCATCACTCATGGGGGCACAAATGGCATCTATGAGGCCATCTACCACGGTGTTCCTATGGTGGGTCTCCCAATGTTTGCTGACCAACCAGAAAACATGGTCCACATGAGAGAAAAGGGAGCTGCAATTTCTTTGGACTTTAATTTTATAACATCAGAGGATCTACGAGATGCCGTCAACACTGTAATCACCGACAAATC TTATAAAGCCAACGCCATGCGCCTGTCAGCTATCCACCATGACAGACCAATAAGTCCTCTGGATGAAGCTGTATTCTGGATTGAGTTTACGATGAGACACAAAGGGGCCAAGCATCTGAGAGTGGAAGCTCATAACCTTACCTGGTACCAGTACCACTGTCTGGACGTGGTCGCTTTCCTTTTGTCAGTGACTCTGCTTCTCCTTTATCTTTTACTCAAAACTTGCAAGTTTTGTTTGCAGAAATGCTGTGGCAGAAAAGACCGtaaaacaaaagcagaataA